In Puntigrus tetrazona isolate hp1 chromosome 22, ASM1883169v1, whole genome shotgun sequence, one genomic interval encodes:
- the dock3 gene encoding dedicator of cytokinesis protein 3 isoform X7, whose protein sequence is MNELIDLRRQLLSGHLTQDQVREVKRHITVRLDWGNEHLGLDLVPRKEFEMVDADQISVSDLYKMHLSSRHSVQQSTSQDGGRQRHGDTCRMPVPHHLFVNLKSFTYNTIGEDTDIFFSLYDLREGKQISEKFMVRLNKNGGPKNPEKVDRLCALFTDLSNKDMKRDLYIVSQVIRTGRMLLNDSKKGPPHVQYRRPYGCAVLAMSDVLQTISELKEEKDFVLKVYTCNNENEWYQIHENIIRKSSTKYTAPSTNYGLIISLQLLRGDMEQVRRENPMIFNRGVAITRKLGFPDVIMPGDIRNDLYLTLERGDFERGGKSVQKNIEVTMYVLYADGEILKECISLGSGEHNISEYRSFVLYHNNSPRWSEVVKLPIPIDRFRGSHLRFEFRHCSTKDKGEKKLFGFAFTPLMREDGTTLSDESHELYVYKCDENTTFSNHALYLGLPCCKDDFNGCPNIPSSLIFQRSTKETLWISTQLSSTKLTQNVDLLALLKWKAHPDRVMDILGRLRHVCGEEIVKFLQDILDTLFSILDDNTDKYGPLVFQSLVFIINLLRDSKFYHFRPVMDTYIQKHFAGALAYKELIRCLKWYMDRSAEVVRQDHIQEAMRALEYLFKFIVQSRILYSRATCGMEEDQFRASIQELFQSIRFVLSLDSRSSETLIFTQAALLNSFPAIFDELLQMFTVQEVAEFVRGTLGSMPSTVHIGQSMDVVKLQSIARTVDSRLFSFPESRRILLPVVLHHIHLHLRQQKELLICSGILSSIFSIIKSSSLESSVQEEVEMMVESLLDVLLQTLLAIMSKSQSQEAVRGQRCPQCTAEITGEYVSCLLSLLRQMSDIHFQHLMDNFQSKEELKEFLLKIFCVFRNLMKLSIFPRDWNVMRLLTSNIIVSTTQYLSPALHKSFTDADFDFKVWNSYFSLAVLFINQPSLQLETLTPAKRKKVFDKYGDMRVMMAYELFSMWQNLGENKIHFIPGMIGPFLGVTLVPQNEVRNIMIPIFHDMMDWEQRKNGNFKQVEAELIDKLDSLVSEGKGDENYRELFSLLTQLFGPYPSLLEKIEQETWRETGVSFITSVTRLMERLLDYRDCMKGDETENKKIGCTVNLLNFYKSEINKEEMYIRYIHKLCDMHLQAENYTEAAFTLLLYWELLHWEERPLREFLHYPAQSEWHRKEGLCRKVIHYFNKGKCWEYGIPLCRELAFQYESLYDYQSLSWIRKMEAAYYDNIMEQQRLEPEFFRVGFYGRKFPFFLRNKEFVCRGHDYERLEAFQQRMLGEFPQAIAMQHPNQPDEGILQGDAQYLQIYAVTPVPENIDVLQMDRVPDRIKSFYRVNNVRRFRYDRPFHKVPKDKDNEFKSLWIERTTLILTHPLPGISRWFEVDKRELIEVSPLENAIYVVENKNQELRTLISQYQHKQLHGNINLLSMCLNGVIDAAVNGGIARYQEAFFDKEYISSHPEDTEKITQLKDLMQEQVHILGMGLAVHEKLVHPEMRPLHKKLIDQFQMMRSSLCHCFYVALQGLPGLDKLSPACSGSSTPRGILATHSPMSPESIKLMHRHSPLNVLGSVRHSSSSLSSHTSSETGNLLILTDSMMEHPEDLYRMQPSPSSSSLSSTHSAPSQMINSGHGSIRVGSPSLPDRYRHNREMLMLLPPHRDRPSSAMYPNMTENGQPTNHQRALYHQVIGPCKPCSDPNLSVADKVLTAPSSWSLDSGTRDTLPFLSAHVGSVMAPPVPPRTLPPGHFSMHFDAFHHQINELPPALPARSLRKSPLHPIPASPTSPQSGLDGSNSTLSGSASSGVSSLSESNFAQSSSEPPARADTLDSMPSSQAWTTDTEEAESPYLPVRYSVSEPEVLDPLKPAPCRSHSAPLGVTPGMPTDGHHHHHLHLHHHHPHAIHITHPHYHHHEPAPALPPKPYLREGCIPEEDLRPVPRPMPRKISQPLLTNKEEQAKVAWEHGISEE, encoded by the exons CGAGAAGTTTATGGTGAGACTCAACAAAAACGGTGGGCCAAAAAACCCGGAGAAAGTGGACCGTCTCTGCGCCCTCTTCACG GACTTGAGCAACAAGGACATGAAGAGAGACCTGTACATCGTGTCCCAGGTCATCAGGACGG GGAGGATGCTGTTAAACGACTCGAAGAAAGGCCCCCCTCACGTCCAGTACCGGAGACCGTACGGATGCGCGGTGCTGGCCATGAGCGACGTCCTTCAGACCATCTCTGAACTCAAAGAGGAGAAAGACTTCGTGCTCAAAGTTTACAC GTGTAATAATGAAAACGAGTGGTACCAGATTCACGAGAACATTATCCGCAAGTCCAGCACCAAATACACCGCCCCCAGCACTAACTACG GTCTAATCATCTCCCTGCAGCTGTTGAGGGGCGACATGGAGCAGGTGCGCAGGGAAAACCCCATGATATTCAACCGCGGCGTGGCCATCACGCGCAAACTGGGCTTCCCTGATGTGATCATGCCAG GTGACATACGCAATGACCTCTACCTCACGCTGGAGAGAGGAGACTTTGAGAGAGGAGGCAAGAGCGTTCAGAAGAACATCGAGGTCACCATGTATGTGCTCTACGCTGACGGCGAGATCCTCAAA GAGTGCATTAGTCTGGGCTCAGGAGAGCACAACATCAGCGAGTACCGCTCTTTCGTCCTCTACCACAACAACAGTCCTCGCTGGAGTGAGGTCGTCAAACTGCCCATCCCCATAGACCGCTTCCGCGGGTCCCATCTGCGCTTCGAGTTCAGACACTGCTCAA caaaagaCAAAGGAGAAAAGAAGCTTTTTGGCTTTGCCTTCACTCCTCTTATGAGGGAAGATGGCACCACGCTGTCTGACGAGAGCCATGAGCTTTACGTCTATAAG TGTGATGAAAACACCACCTTCAGTAACCACGCGCTGTACCTGGGTCTGCCTTGCTGTAAAGATGACTTCAACGGCTGCCCGAACATCCCGTCCAGCCTCATATTCCAGCGCAGCACTAAAGAAACCCTCTGGATATCCACTCAGCTCTCCTCCACCAAACTAACACAGAATG TCGATTTACTAGCCTTGTTGAAGTGGAAAGCCCATCCAGACCGTGTAATGGATATTTTGGGCCGATTGCGGCACGTCTGTGGGGAAGAAATAGTCAAA TTTCTTCAAGACATCCTCGACACGCTGTTCTCCATTCTGGATGACAACACAGACAAATACGGACCCCTGGTGTTTCAGTCACTG GTGTTCATCATCAATCTGCTCCGGGACAGTAAGTTTTATCACTTCAGGCCTGTGATGGACACATACATCCAGAAGCATTTTGCTGGAGCACTGGCTTATAA aGAGTTGATTCGCTGTCTGAAGTGGTATATGGACCGATCAGCAGAAGTTGTTCGGCAGGATCACATTCAGGAAGCCATGAGG GCTCTAGAGTACCTGTTTAAATTCATCGTCCAGTCACGGATCCTGTATTCCCGGGCCACCTGTGGGATGGAGGAGGACCAGTTTCGGGCTAGCATCCAGGAGCTTTTCCAGTCCATTCGTTTTGTGCTCAGTCTGGACAGCCGTAGCTCTGAGACACTCATTTTCACACAG gctgcCCTACTCAACTCGTTCCCAGCTATTTTTGACGAGCTCCTCCAGATGTTCACGGTACAGGAAGTGGCAGAGTTTGTGAGGGGAACTCTAGGTAGCATGCCTAGTACGGTCCACATCGGGCAGTCCATGGATGTGGTCAAGCTGCAGTCCATCGCTCGGACAGTGGATAGCAGGCTTTTCTCCTTCCCTG AATCAAGGAGAATTCTCCTTCCTGTTGTTCTCCATCACATTCATCTGCATCTGCGCCAACAGAAGGAGCTTCTGATCTGCTCGGGAATCCTGAGCAGCATTTTCTCCATCATTAAGAGCAGCTCATTG GAGAGCTCTGTGCAGGAGGAGGTAGAGATGATGGTGGAGAGTTTGTTGGATGTGTTGTTGCAGACGCTGTTGGCCATCATGAGTAAATCTCAGTCTCAGGAGGCGGTAAGAGGGCAGCGCTGTCCACAGTGCACGGCTGAGATCACT GGGGAGTATGTGTCCTGCTTGCTGTCCCTCCTGCGTCAAATGTCGGACATTCATTTTCAACACCTGATGGACAACTTCCAAAGCAAAGAGGAGCTCAAG GAGTTCTTGCTGAAGATTTTCTGCGTGTTCAGAAACCTGATGAAGCTCAGTATATTTCCACGTGACTGGAACGTCATGCGACTGCTGACCAGCAA CATCATTGTGAGCACGACTCAGTATCTGTCGCCTGCTCTCCATAAAAGCTTCACGGATGCTGACTTTGATTTTAAG GTGTGGAACTCGTACTTCAGTCTGGCCGTGTTGTTTATCAACCAGCCCAGTCTACAGCTGGAGACTCTGACCCCGGCCAAGCGGAAGAAGGTGTTTGACAA GTATGGTGACATGAGGGTCATGATGGCTTATGAGCTGTTCAGCATGTGGCAGAATTTGG GTGAGAATAAGATCCACTTCATACCAGGAATGATTGGCCCATTTTTGGGTGTGACGCTCGTACCGCAAAATGAAGTCCGAAATATAATGATCCCCATCTTCCACGATATGATGGACTGGGAACAGAGAAAGAACGGCAACTTCAAACAG GTGGAGGCAGAACTGATAGACAAACTGGACAGTCTGGTGTCTGAAGGCAAAGGAGATGAGAATTACAGAGAACTCTTCAGTTTGCT AACTCAACTGTTTGGGCCGTACCCCAG TCTGCTGGAGAAGATCGAGCAGGAGACCTGGAGGGAGACGGGCGTCTCTTTCATCACGTCTGTCACGCGCCTCATGGAACGACTGCTGGACTACag AGATTGCATGAAAGGCGATGAGACAGAAAACAAGAAGATCGGCTGCACTGTTAACCTGCTG AATTTCTACAAGTCAGAGATTAACAAAGAGGAGATGTACATCCGATACATTCACAAGCTGTGCGACATGCACCTTCAGGCCGAAAACTACACAG AGGCGGCGTTCACGCTCCTGCTGTACTGGGAGCTGCTCCACTGGGAAGAGAGACCCCTCCGAGAGTTCCTGCACTATCCTGCTCAAAGCGAGTGGCATCGCAAGGAGGGCCTCTGTCGCAAGGTCATCCACTACTTCAACAAGGGAAAG TGTTGGGAGTACGGCATCCCGCTGTGTCGCGAGCTAGCCTTCCAGTACGAGTCCTTGTACGATTATCAGAGCCTCAGCTGGATACGG aaaatggaGGCGGCGTATTACGACAACATCATGGAGCAGCAGCGACTCGAGCCGGAGTTCTTCAGGGTGGGGTTTTATGGCCGGAAGTTTCCCTTCTTCCTCAGG AACAAGGAGTTTGTTTGCCGAGGGCACGACTACGAGAGACTGGAGGCCTTTCAGCAAAGGATGCTGGGAGAATTTCCGCAAGCTATCGCCATGCAGCACCCGAATCAACCCGATGAGGGGATTTTACAGGGAGACGCCCAGT ACCTCCAGATCTACGCCGTGACTCCAGTTCCAGAAAACATCGATGTGCTGCAGATGGACCGCGTGCCGGACCGCATCAAGAGCTTCTACAGAGTCAATAACGTCCGGCGCTTCCGCTACGACCGGCCCTTCCACAAGGTGCCCAAAGACAAGGACAACGAGTTTAAG AGTCTCTGGATCGAGCGGACCACACTCATCCTCACCCATCCTCTGCCCGGGATCTCCCGCTGGTTCGAGGTGGACAAGCGTGAGCTG ATCGAGGTTAGTCCGCTGGAGAACGCCATATACGTGGTGGAGAACAAGAACCAGGAGCTGCGCACCCTGATCAGTCAGTACCAGCACAAGCAGCTTCACGGAAACATCAACCTGCTCAGCATGTGCCTCAACGGGGTGATCGACGCCGCCGTCAACGGAGGGATCGCCAGATACCAGGAA GCGTTCTTCGATAAAGAGTACATCAGCAGTCACCCAGAAGACACGGAGAAGATCACCCAGCTCAAAGACCTGATGCAGGAACAG GTCCACATCCTCGGCATGGGCCTGGCCGTCCACGAGAAGCTGGTGCATCCAGAAATGCGTCCCCTGCACAAGAAGCTGATCGATCAGTTCCAGATGATGAGGAGCAGCCTCTGTCAT TGTTTCTATGTGGCCCTGCAGGGCCTGCCCGGTCTGGATAAGCTGAGTCCGGCCTGCTCAGGGTCCAGCACCCCACGCGGCATCCTCGCCACACACAGCCCCATGAGTCCCGAAAGCATCAAGCTCATGCACCGGCACAG cCCTCTGAATGTGTTGGGCTCTGTCCGCCATTCgtcctcttctctctcctctcacacTTCCAGTGAGACAGGGAACCTGCTCATCCTGACGGACAGTATGATGGAGCACCCGGAGGACCTCTACCGCATGCAG CCCAGTCCGTCATCGTCCAGCTTGAGCTCCACGCATTCAGCTCCCTCTCAGATGATCAACTCAGGGCACGGCAGCATCAGAG TTGGGTCCCCATCACTACCTGACAGATACAGACACAACAGAGAGATGTTAATGCTCCTACCACCACACAGGGACCGTCCCAGCAGTGCCATGTACCCCAACATGACCGAGAATGGACAA CCTACTAACCATCAGAGGGCTCTTTACCATCAGGTCATTGGTCCCTGCAAACCCTGCAGTGACCCCAATCTCTCTGTGGCTGATAAAG TGTTGACGGCTCCCAGCAGCTGGAGTTTGGACAGTGGCACCAGGGACACGCTGCCGTTCCTCTCTGCTCATGTCGGGAGTGTGATGGCCCCACCCGTTCCCCCCCGCACCCTTCCTCCCG GACACTTCTCGATGCACTTTGATGCTTTCCACCACCAGATCAACGAACTCCCTCCAGCTCTCCCCGCGCGCTCTTTAAGAAAG TCACCCCTTCACCCTATACCTGCCTCACCCACCAGTCCACAATCGGGCCTGGATGGCAGTAACTCCACCTTGTCAGGCAGCGCCAGCAGTGGCGTCTCCTCCTTGAGCGAGAGCAATTTCGCCCAGTCCTCCTCCGAGCCTCCGGCTCGAGCCGACACCTTGGACTCGATGCCGAGCAGCCAGGCCTGGACCACGGACACGGAGGAAGCCGAGAGTCCCTACCTCCCCGTACGCTACAGCGTCTCCGAGCCTGAAGTTCTGGACCCTCTCAAGCCCGCTCCTTGCCGTAGTCATTCAGCCCCTTTGGGCGTAACCCCAGGGATGCCCACCGATGGGCACCACCATCATCACCTACATCTCCACCATCACCACCCACATGCAATACACATCACCCACCCGCACTACCACCACCACGAGCCTGCACCTGCTCTGCCTCCCAAACCTTACTTGAGGGAAGGGTGTATCCCCGAAGAGGATCTGAGGCCGGTTCCAAGGCCAATGCCCCGCAAGATCTCCCAGCCTCTGCTCACTAACAAGGAGGAGCAGGCCAAGGTGGCCTGGGAACATGGCATTAGTGAAGAATAG